The following proteins come from a genomic window of Nitrospirota bacterium:
- a CDS encoding PhoH family protein produces MESVILEIEIETDNEADFSYSGIDKSFKLIEDSLGVLISARGNKLFIKGPAEATRKAKKLVEEIKDINRQGYVLKPDDIRFAINAISKGEETSLKNLFLNHIPVSSKKRFIIPKTEAQRKYIEAIRTYDIVFGIGPAGTGKTYLAMAMAINALLKKEVSRIVLTRPAVEAGEKLGFLPGDLYEKIHPYLRPLYDALYDMVDFEKATGLIEKGIIEIAPLAYMRGRTLNDAFVVLDEAQNTTSEQMKMYLTRLGFNSKTVITGDITQIDLPSGKTSGLIEAEKILSSIEGIKLIYFTERDVVRHRLVQDIIKAYERFEKRTEKRTDNPEDRQKLYKEF; encoded by the coding sequence ATGGAAAGCGTAATTCTGGAAATCGAGATAGAGACTGATAACGAGGCGGACTTTTCCTACTCGGGAATTGATAAAAGCTTTAAACTTATTGAAGACAGTCTTGGTGTCCTCATCAGCGCAAGGGGAAACAAACTATTTATAAAGGGGCCTGCAGAAGCAACCCGAAAGGCAAAGAAGTTAGTTGAAGAGATCAAGGATATCAACCGGCAGGGTTATGTCCTTAAACCGGACGATATAAGGTTTGCCATTAATGCCATATCAAAGGGGGAGGAAACGTCCCTCAAAAATCTCTTTCTGAACCACATCCCTGTTTCATCAAAGAAACGTTTCATTATTCCCAAGACCGAGGCCCAGAGGAAGTATATAGAGGCCATCAGGACATACGACATCGTATTCGGCATCGGACCTGCCGGAACAGGCAAAACTTACCTTGCTATGGCCATGGCTATAAATGCATTACTGAAAAAGGAAGTGAGCCGCATAGTGCTCACAAGACCCGCTGTTGAGGCAGGCGAGAAGCTGGGCTTTCTGCCGGGGGATTTATATGAAAAGATTCACCCCTATCTCAGGCCCCTGTATGATGCCCTTTATGATATGGTGGACTTTGAAAAGGCAACCGGACTTATAGAAAAAGGTATAATAGAGATTGCACCCCTTGCCTATATGAGGGGACGGACACTCAATGATGCATTTGTAGTACTTGATGAGGCCCAGAACACCACATCTGAACAGATGAAGATGTACCTTACACGCCTTGGGTTCAATTCAAAGACAGTTATAACCGGGGATATCACACAGATAGATCTCCCGTCCGGAAAGACCTCGGGACTGATAGAGGCGGAAAAAATACTATCCTCCATAGAGGGGATAAAGCTCATCTATTTCACTGAAAGAGATGTAGTAAGACACAGACTTGTACAGGATATAATAAAAGCATATGAGAGATTTGAGAAACGGACAGAAAAAAGAACCGACAATCCGGAAGATAGGCAAAAGTTATACAAGGAATTTTAA